The Penicillium oxalicum strain HP7-1 chromosome VI, whole genome shotgun sequence genome window below encodes:
- a CDS encoding 40S ribosomal protein S17, with product MGRVRTKTVKRSAKVIIERYYPKLTLDFETNKRICDEIAIIASKRLRNKIAGYTTHLMKRIQRGPVRGISFKLQEEERERKDQYVPEVSALDVSQTESGQLDVDADTKDLLKTLGFDNLKVNVVTVSQQQQAERPRRFGPR from the exons ATGGGTCGCGTCCGTACTAAGACCGTCAAGCGGTCCGCCAAGGTCATCATTGAGCGCTACTACCCCAAGCTCACCCTCGACTTCGAGACCAACAAGCGCATCTGCGATGAGATCGCCATCATTGCCTCCAAGCGTCTCCGCAACAAG ATCGCTGGTTATACCACCCACCTGATGAAGCGCATTCAGCGTGGTCCCGTTCGCGGTATCTCCTTCAAGCttcaggaggaggagcgtgAGCGCAAGGATCAGTACGTTCCTGAGGTCTCCGCTCTGGATGTTTCCCAGACCGAGTCCGGCCAGCTCGACGTTGATGCCGATACCAAGGACCTCCTCAAGACCCTCGGC TTCGACAACCTCAAGGTCAACGTTGTCACCGTCtcccagcagcagcaggctgAGCGCCCCCGCCGCTTCGGTCCCCGCTAA